Proteins co-encoded in one Ziziphus jujuba cultivar Dongzao chromosome 9, ASM3175591v1 genomic window:
- the LOC107427893 gene encoding 2-methylpropanoate--CoA ligase CCL4, with translation MEELKKPRPATSDPETPLGYLERAATVYGDCTSIIYKNTTYTWSQTHLRCLRVASSIASLGIKRHDVVSVLAPNVPAMCELHFAVPMTGAVLNTLNLRLDHRTISILLRHGESKLVFVDKLCKSLIQDAISLFPPGTPIPRLVLIDDDTKEALPPPLSSSPAVDFLCTYEDMVANGDPGFEWVRPLSGWDPLVLNYTSGTTSSPKGVVHSHRGMFISTLDSLVDWAMPKRPVFLWTLPMFHANGWTYGWGIAAVGGTNVCLRKFDGPLIHRLIKAHKVTHLCGAPVVLNMLANTPVAEPLTHRVFIQVGGAPPPPVVLKRMESLGFVVSHGYGMTEAGGLIATCEWKPDWDRLPESERARLKSRQGVRTVGRNRVDVVDPKTGRSVKRDGLTMGEVAVKGGCVMLGYLKDPLGTAKCLRDDGWFYTGDVAVMHPDGYLEIKDRSKDVIISGGENLSSLEVESVLYTHPAINEVAVVARPDDYWGETPCAFVSLKEGIRGSKPSEKEMIAYCRAKLPHFMVPKTVVFQEDLPKTATGKIQKFILREIAKEMGSARVGRIQGRSRL, from the coding sequence atggAGGAGCTAAAAAAGCCAAGGCCTGCGACCTCAGACCCTGAAACTCCATTAGGCTATCTTGAAAGAGCAGCCACTGTGTATGGAGATTGCACCTCTATCATCTACAAGAACACCACCTACACCTGGTCCCAAACCCATCTCCGATGCCTCCGCGTGGCTTCCTCCATTGCGTCTCTAGGCATCAAGCGCCACGACGTCGTCTCCGTGCTCGCTCCCAACGTCCCCGCCATGTGCGAGCTCCACTTCGCCGTCCCGATGACCGGTGCAGTTCTGAACACACTCAACCTCCGTCTGGACCACCGTACCATCTCCATACTCCTCCGCCACGGCGAATCCAAGCTCGTCTTCGTGGACAAGCTCTGTAAATCTCTCATACAAGATGCCATCTCTTTGTTCCCACCTGGCACTCCGATCCCACGTCTCGTCCTCATTGATGATGATACTAAAGAGGCTTTGCCTCCTCCCTTGTCTTCATCACCAGCCGTTGACTTTCTTTGTACTTATGAGGACATGGTGGCCAACGGTGATCCTGGATTCGAGTGGGTCCGACCTTTGAGTGGGTGGGACCCACTTGTGCTGAACTATACGTCTGGAACGACGTCGTCGCCTAAAGGTGTGGTCCATTCCCACCGAGGGATGTTCATCTCCACCCTTGACTCGCTTGTTGATTGGGCCATGCCCAAAAGGCCTGTGTTTCTGTGGACCCTACCGATGTTTCACGCGAATGGATGGACCTATGGGTGGGGGATAGCAGCCGTTGGTGGGACCAACGTCTGCCTTCGGAAATTCGATGGGCCTCTGATCCACCGTTTGATCAAAGCCCATAAGGTCACCCACTTGTGCGGTGCACCTGTGGTGCTCAACATGCTTGCAAACACTCCCGTTGCTGAGCCACTCACTCACCGGGTTTTCATCCAAGTCGGCGGAGCTCCGCCTCCACCGGTGGTGCTCAAGCGGATGGAATCACTTGGTTTCGTGGTGAGCCACGGCTACGGCATGACCGAAGCAGGAGGACTCATCGCGACATGCGAGTGGAAGCCGGACTGGGATCGGTTGCCGGAGTCGGAGAGAGCGAGGCTGAAATCGAGGCAGGGAGTGAGGACGGTGGGCAGGAACCGGGTCGACGTGGTGGATCCAAAAACCGGTCGGAGCGTGAAGAGGGACGGGTTGACGATGGGCGAGGTGGCAGTGAAAGGCGGGTGCGTGATGCTGGGTTACCTGAAAGATCCATTGGGGACGGCGAAATGCTTGAGGGACGACGGGTGGTTCTACACCGGAGATGTGGCGGTGATGCATCCCGATGGCTATTTGGAGATCAAAGACCGATCCAAGGACGTCATCATAAGCGGTGGAGAGAATCTGAGCAGTTTGGAAGTCGAGTCGGTGCTCTACACCCACCCGGCGATCAACGAAGTTGCGGTGGTGGCTCGACCCGACGATTACTGGGGAGAGACGCCATGTGCGTTTGTGAGCTTGAAGGAAGGGATTAGAGGAAGCAAACCTAGTGAGAAGGAGATGATTGCTTATTGCAGAGCCAAATTGCCGCATTTCATGGTGCCCAAAACGGTGGTGTTTCAGGAAGATTTACCGAAAACAGCCACCGGAAAAATTCAGAAGTTTATTCTGAGAGAAATCGCAAAAGAAATGGGTTCAGCCCGAGTGGGTCGGATTCAGGGTCGGAGTCGGTTATAA
- the LOC107427654 gene encoding protein ROOT PRIMORDIUM DEFECTIVE 1, translated as MRTQFVKFIIKHAQLPSIAVRPKTTSSQYVASRARDPVFEKFMDKYKNLLKVIAIQDLILANPKNPVVSLDFLSRLSQKLHLNRGASSFLRKYPHIFHLFYEPTKSQPFCRLTNEALQISHQESEAIKASLPLVVDRLVRLLSMSNSRTLPLRAVFRVWRELGLPDDFEDSVIAQNSHIFQLHDAVEEPGTHVLKLVDESPERCYTAAVENWRVEECCKEDCSVERTEIRFSFKHSYPPGMRLSKDFKAKVRKWQMLPYVGPYDQLTEKSRSKAGAMMLEKWAVGILHEFLSLTVEKMVEVEKISHFRKWFGIDFNIRDMFLDHPGIFYLSTKGKRHTVFLREAYERGCLIHPNPVYDARRKLLHLVVLERRGLVNGDSQVERNH; from the coding sequence atgagaacccAGTTCGTCAAATTCATAATCAAACATGCCCAACTTCCCTCCATTGCCGTCCGACCAAAAACCACGTCTTCTCAGTATGTAGCATCCAGAGCCAGAGACCCAGTATTTGAGAAATTCATGGACAAGTACAAAAACCTTCTCAAAGTCATTGCCATTCAGGATCTCATCCTTGCAAACCCAAAAAACCCAGTTGTTTCCCTTGATTTTCTCTCAAGGCTCTCCCAGAAGCTCCACCTTAACAGGGGTGCTAGCTCTTTTCTCCGCAAATACCCTCACATTTTCCACCTTTTCTACGAACCCACAAAGTCCCAGCCCTTCTGCAGATTAACAAATGAAGCCCTTCAGATTTCCCACCAAGAATCCGAAGCCATTAAGGCCTCATTGCCTCTTGTTGTGGACAGGCTTGTCCGGCTTCTTTCGATGTCCAATTCGAGGACTTTGCCACTTCGCGCTGTTTTCAGAGTCTGGAGGGAACTTGGGCTTCCAGATGATTTCGAGGATTCTGTGATTGCCCAAAACTCCCACATTTTTCAGCTACACGATGCAGTCGAAGAACCCGGTACTCATGTCTTGAAGCTGGTTGATGAAAGTCCTGAGAGGTGTTATACTGCGGCAGTAGAGAATTGGAGGGTTGAAGAGTGTTGTAAAGAAGATTGCAGCGTTGAAAGGACTGAAATTCGGTTTAGTTTCAAACATAGTTATCCTCCTGGGATGAGGTTGTCTAAGGATTTTAAGGCCAAGGTTAGGAAATGGCAGATGTTACCGTATGTGGGTCCCTATGATCAATTAACGGAGAAGAGCAGGTCTAAGGCTGGTGCGATGATGTTGGAGAAATGGGCAGTTGGTATTCTTCATGAATTCTTGAGTTTGACCGTGGAGAAGATGGTGGAAGTGGAGAAGATAAGCCATTTTAGGAAATGGTTTGGGATTGATTTTAATATAAGGGATATGTTCTTGGATCACCCGGGGATATTCTACTTATCGACCAAGGGGAAGAGACATACTGTTTTTCTAAGAGAAGCTTATGAGAGGGGCTGTTTGATTCACCCAAATCCAGTTTACGATGCTAGGAGAAAGCTTCTTCATCTTGTCGTTTTGGAACGACGCGGTTTGGTTAATGGAGATTCCCAAGTCGAGCGGAATCATTAG
- the LOC107427894 gene encoding probable nucleolar protein 5-2 — MLLLFETPAGFALFKVLNEGKLSNVEDLWKEFSTSESARQVVKLKAFSKFENTSEALEAATLLIDSKPSKGLRKFLRTHCDGEALAVADSKLGNIIKEKLKIDCIHDNTVMELMRGVRSQLTELISGLAVQDLAPMSLGLSHSLSRYKLKFSADKVDTMIIQAIGLLDDLDKELNTYAMRVREWYGWHFPELAKIVQDNILYAKTVKLMGNRTNAAKLDFSEILPEEVETELKEAAMISMGTEVSDLDLINIKELCDQVLSLSEYRAQLYDYLKSRMNTIAPNLTALVGELVGARLIAHGGSLLNLAKQPGSTVQILGAEKALFRALKTKHATPKYGLIYHASLIGQAAPKLKGKISRSLAAKTALAIRCDALGDNQDNSMGLENRAKLEARLRNLEGRELGHYAGSAKGKPKIEVYDKDRKKGAGALITAAKTYNAAADSILGQTAKTNVEDQEAAVPKKNTETAEAPATGEDKKEKKKKKKRADDDDTVLPDSNASVQVEDEEVTKKKKKKKHSAKDVEAKDTDENGDVVEKKKKKRKHAEEEESEVSIKKEKKKKKKKSED; from the exons ATGCTTCTGCTTTTTGAGACTCCTGCAGGTTTTGCTTTATTTAAAGTATTGAATGAAGGGAAGCTCTCCAATGTTgag GACTTGTGGAAGGAGTTTTCCACTTCTGAGTCAGCCAGACAG GTGGTAAAGCTGAAAGCTTTTTCCAAGTTTGAAAATACATCAGAAGCTTTGGAAGCTGCAACCCTTTTGATTGACAGCAAACCAAGTAAGGGTCTACGCAAGTTCTTGCGCACTCACTGCGATGGTGAGGCATTAGCTGTGGCAGATTCGAAGCTTGGAAACATCATAAAGGAGAAATTG AAAATAGATTGTATCCACGACAATACTGTTATGGAACTGATGAGAGGAGTGAGAAGTCAGCTGACTGAACTCATTTCAGGTCTTGCAGTTCAGGATTTGGCTCCAATGAGCTTGGGCTTATCTCATAGTCTATCTAGATACAAGCTCAAGTTCAGTGCTGATAAG GTTGATACAATGATCATTCAAGCCATTGGTTTGCTTGATGATCTTGATAAAGAGCTGAACACATATGCAATGAGAGTTCGAGAATGGTATGGTTGGCATTTTCCAGAGCTTGCTAAGATTGTACAGGACAATATCCTTTATGCCAAGACTGTGAAGCTGATGGGTAACCGTACAAATGCTGCAAAGCTTGATTTCTCTGAG ATTTTGCCAGAGGAGGTTGAGACAGAATTGAAGGAAGCAGCTATGATATCCATGGGAACTGAAGTTAGTGACCTTGATCTGATTAACATCAAAGAACTCTGTGATCAAGTGCTCTCTCTTTCAGAGTACAGAGCTCAACTTTATGATTACCTAAAAAGCAGGATGAACACAATTGCCCCAAATTTGACTGCTCTTGTTGGAGAGCTTGTTGGTGCTCGCCTCATTGCTCATGGCGGTAGCTTGTTGAACCTTGCAAAGCAGCCTGGGAGCACAGTTCAGATTCTTGGTGCTGAAAAGGCTCTCTTTAGAGCTCTGAAGACCAAGCATGCAACTCCCAAATATGGGCTTATCTACCATGCATCCTTGATTGGTCAGGCAGCCCCAAAGCTTAAGGGGAAAATTTCACGATCGCTTGCTGCAAAAACTGCATTGGCAATTAGATGCGATGCTCTTGGAGATAACCAAGATAACTCTATGGGACTAGAGAATCGAGCCAAG CTCGAGGCACGGTTAAGGAATCTTGAGGGCAGAGAATTGGGTCATTATGCTGGATCAGCTAAAGGCAAACCTAAGATAGAAGTCTATGACAAAGATCGAAAGAAGGGAGCTGGGGCATTGATAACTGCTGCCAAg ACCTATAATGCTGCTGCAGATTCCATACTTGGGCAAACAGCAAAGACTAATGTTGAGGATCAAGAAGCAGCAGTTCCAAAGAAGAACACTGAAACTGCAGAGGCTCCAGCTACTGGTGAAgataaaaaagagaagaagaaaaagaagaagagggcTGATGACGATGACACGGTTTTGCCTGATTCAAATGCCAGTGTACAAGTAGAAGATGAAGAGGtcacaaagaagaaaaagaagaagaaacattcAGCCAAGGATGTTGAGGCAAAGGATACTGATGAAAACGGCGATGTcgtagaaaagaagaaaaagaaaagaaaacatgctgaagaagaagaatctgAAGTATCcattaaaaaggagaaaaagaagaagaagaagaaaagtgagGATTAA